The following nucleotide sequence is from Paroedura picta isolate Pp20150507F chromosome 1, Ppicta_v3.0, whole genome shotgun sequence.
AATCAAGAGCTGGAGAAGTTCCGCATAGAACTAGATTCCATGTTGGACGTCCTGCGGCAGCTGCAGAAACAGGGTGTCATAATTCCTGCGGGGGGCTCAAACATACCTGAAAGTTACTGGAAGATCTGAAGCATACAATTTCATAAGGGGAGAGTTTTAATAAAGACAGACACAAGCAGAATGTATTCCACGAAGTCATGAATCCACTTCTTAGGGCCATGTCCAGATTTCCATTCTACAAATCCACTGAAACTTTTATCAATAGTTCTTATGTTACTGAACAGTAAATTTGGATATTAAATTAAATACAAATTATGTGTTTACTTTGGTTTTATGAATGGGGAAATCAGTTCCTGAAGGACAGTGTTTTGATGTGAAATGACTAACTGTGTACACAAACTGGTGTTAATGACAATATGGCTTTCAGCTATCCAAAACAGAATGTTCAGTGTTATAATTTTTGTCTTGTACGCAGGGTTGCTGGGCCCACCATGCAGCACCACTAGGAGCTTTAGGGGCAGGGCAAGGAGTGGACATAACTTTGCACAGTGCCACATCCAGGGGAAAACTTGCTCATGATATCAGCATGAAAACCAACCCTGTGGAATTCCTCCAAGCCTGTGTGGTTTTAggaatgctttagagcagtggtccccaacctttttatcaccggggaccggtcagcacttgacaatttactgaagcccgggggggggcagacttttgccaagggacgtcgccgccaccacctgagcccctgctccacttgctttcctgccggtgcccctgacttcctgctgcccactggggactgctgccagcagctgctgcacagtgccatgccgagggggagccccagccatggtggccactggagagcaccaaaggggagccggcggcagagaggcagggcagccccggaggcagcagccggggagaaggacgaggaggagccgcagcccagtactgactgatccacggaccagtccccgGTATCCGGAACGGGGGTTGGTGACAGTTGCTTTAGAGCATTGGCTGACACACTGATATGACCATGTTTTCACCAGGATGCGATTTAGATACATCTTGTCTGCCCCTGCTTCAGTTCTCCCATCAGCCTCAACACAAAGTTTGGTGGAAGGGCCACTGGTATGCAATTGCCCATCCAAAACAGGCAAACAACAAAGCTACTTCTAAAGATTACTTTACTTCTCATAATCTGTGCAGTTTAATTTTCTTATTATGCCACTTGTTTGCTAAATATACAAATCAACTAATTTTTTGATTGCATAGTAGATGCTTGGTGTGTTCTACTAAGTATTGCAAAAACTTGGAGAAAAACCTGAAGATGATTTTGCTTATCTTTCTCCCAAGCCCACAagcaattgtgggggggggggggaaagaagcattATTGCAGGCAGGGGGGCAGAAGGGAAGTCGTGGAAAGAGACGGTGCTAGACCTGGGATTGCGTAGGAAGGTAATGGAGGGTTCAGGAGTTGGCTCCATGGTTAGACTATTGGAGAAGGGGTATGTTTTTGATGACAGTGAGCTGAGGTGTGAGCCCAAATGTAATAGATGTTTAGGTGTTACAGAACTATAAGATTAAATAAAGCGTATTTAGAATCTGTatgaatttccttttaaaacaaaggctGTTGCAGGGCCTTAAACTATACTTATGTGACAGCTAATCTCTTACCTTTTGGAAGTTACTGACTCATTCAGTCTGGAAGTTTTGCTTGGATGATCTAAAGCAGGGATTCGCAAGTGGAGTGCCATGATATTTGATCATGATAATTCTTACCGCAAGTATTAATACCATGGGGAAAAGAATATTCATGCTTGCAGCCTGATGCTTGGTAACGCTAGACATGTTCTCAGTAAGGTGTTGGTGCACCTGACGCTGCATGAGATCATCCTGTTAATACCACTGTCAAAGGAACATGCAGAGGACAGAAAGGTCTTTTGTGTGTGCCTCAGATCAGAAATGTGGTAGTGCAGCACCTTTCCAGGGCAGGAGAATGAGCAGAAGTACAGCTGCAACTGCTACTCTCCAAGCATACCATAATCTGTAATTTTATTTTGTCTTGaaaagcacagagagagagaaacacttGCCAAACTAAGGAGCAAGATTCCAGCGCCTGGTTGCGTCCTTCCTAATGTAGTGGGCactgaacatttttaaaagctatcaGATTCCATTGCATAATAGAGAATTAGCTTATTCTTATTACTTATATTTACAAGTAGTAATACTAAAATCCAGACAAGAGCCAAAAACAGATATTATAGTTAAAAGATTATAGTTATCCTTGGTTTAGTGTACAGGGCCATCTCTTGAAGCAATCAGTAATAATGCTAATGACATTAGGTGCCACTGTTCACTCAGAAAGGCCCATACACTAGGAAAAGTATTGATTTGAGTATGACACAATGGTACTCCTGAGGTAGTCAGAGGGTTTTGTGGTGTTTTCAGCCAGAGCAAAGCCCTGTCCTTCAAACCTGAGCAGCATCTTGATACCTGATCGCATCTGGATATCAACCAATTTCTGCTGTAGGACCCCACTCTATGTTCAAATTGTCTCAATGTGACATCTCCCATAAGGGATCGGAGTCTTTATAGAGTAGTAGAGTAGCATTAAAGCTTGGAAGAGAAAGGATATGCAGTTAAGAAGTTTGCCTTCTATCTAAACTTTACTGGGTGGTCCTGGGCCACAAAGACAGTATGTGAAAAATacagagaatttttttaaaattatatcagCAAGAACTCAGCGATTCCAACTACATTGATTCCTTTAAGAGGAAGAGTAAATCGAAAATGTATGTTCTTGGATGAAAAAAAATGTAACAACATGCCATAGATATATCTTTTTCTCCAAGACAAGCCATTACAAAAAGTAAAGGCTTACTTCACAAGTTGTTAGTATAGTGACCATATCTGAATACCGTATGTATCCCTAGTAGGGCTTCCTGTACCTTTTGTGAATCAAGCCAGTCTTTTTACCACAGGTGTATGGAGAAGGATCCTCACAGACCATAAATGTATATGCCCATGCTCAAGCAAGTATGGCTGTCTTATATTCTGGGAATCTGTGGACACACAAACATGTACTGTTTGGGGCAATATGGGAAGATTCTGGAAATTGAAGTTCCTAGGTTTTGCTACCTGACACCAACTCACAAGACAACCTTTTGGTGTAAAATTGTATAGGAAAATAACCAGATCTCAATGTGAAGTAATTGGCCCCAGAGCACAAGGAATTAGTTTCCTGCTGAGCTCAATGAGACATAAGCTGTAACTAACTGCCCCATTTATTAGTTTGGGCATCATCCCGGTACAACTGGCCATATCTAACTGGCTTCCAATGTGTTTAGGGTTGAGATGGCAGCCTGATTAAATAACTACCACATGGCAGTTAATGAGAGTTGTAAAGCTCAATCTTGCTTTTGATAGTTTTCACATGTATAAGTCCCAGCATATTCTCATGCTGACCTCATTCCAGTATGTTTTGGATTCTTTCTGCATCTGTCTTAgcaaacactaaaaagacaataTGAAACATAGCATGTTGCATGAATTTAGTCCACTGTGACAACCAATAAAATACAGGATGGCAGCCCAAGAAGAGACATCTGTTTAACTGTAGACTCAGAAAGTATGATTCCACAAGAGTCCCTGCTACAGTAGAGAAACATCTTGCTCAAGTGTCTTCAGTTGAAAATCTGGTGTAAATCTTGATTAACTGGCTTGCTCTCTAAAACAATTGGTGGCTCTGAAATCAGGAGGTCATCTTCACCTAGGGAAGAGTTCTGTTCTGTATTCACAAAATTTGGGATGTTGAACTTCGTGTGACAACTCAGCTCCTCCTCCATTCTCCCAGTGCTCCGGATCACTTCCTGGAAGTGGATGTTATTGTCCAGAACTGGAGCTCTGCAGCATTGTTTTGTCGTGTCCAAATTCTCAACTTCATTGATGTAGCAGTGGAAGAGCAACCTCGACTCTTCGGCAGCTTGTGGGGAAAATATTCGGTCGGCATCCAGTGGCCTTCCAAAGTCAGCCACAAAGCTGTTCATGCAGAGTCTTTTCTCAGTGGGATCTGCATTCCTAGAAGCAAGCAGAGTCAATATTACACTgcataaaacaaattaaactCTATCATTTGCCAAAACCACAGCTTCACTCATCAGATTTTCCCCAAAGGTTCAAGGTGGGTAACAATAATATGTCAATCTAATCCTTAAACTCAGAAGACATCCTTTGTCCATCTGGTTAAACAATTCATTCTGAAGGCACCTCCTCCCAATGAGAGGGGAGATGTTAACATGAGGTGATGATCTGactgatgttttgagcagggaggctgAAActttgaaagaggaagaaaagttggtttttatactctgcttttcactgcccaaaggagtctcaaagcaatttacaatggccttctcttcctctccacagcagacactgtaaggtgggtgaggctgagagagctctgacatgactgctttgtcagaacagcactatcagggctgtgatgagtccaaagtcacccagctggctgtatgtgaaagaggaacagggaatcaaaccgagtttgccagattagaagccactgctcttactACATCATGCTGGGAATGTTTTCAGCCTCAAACAcaggcaggccctgtggaactgtcctaggtcctgcagggtcctgaaCACTCTGGTATAGCTTTCCACCAGGCTAGAGCCAGGGCCAGAAAAGCCCTCGCCCTGGTTGGGGCCAATTTAACATCATGAACAGCCCAGAATCTTTGGTCATCTAAAGTATTCATGAATGGATTTCACTGCCAGTTGCTAGAATTTCAGCTCTTAATAGTTAATCATTTTGCTTAATTAAGAGAATGATGTACTTTATTTCATGGCCAGTAGAATTTTCAATTATTTCAATTAATTGCTGAATAGTTTCCGGGGGGTTGTACTGAAATAATATAAAGACCCCATACTGTTCTTATACTATGGAACATTCATTATATCAAGTATTTCTGAAAGGGAAGATCTCAACGGGATGTTAAAATGTTGACTCTTGGCAattaacttatttattatttattgttaataATGGATGTATTGATTCCTGCAAGTTGGTTGATCTGTCTTCAGCAAGGATGTTGCAGTGCTAGGAGGAAGATCCAGAGAAGCTTCAAAAATTGTTCTGTACAATTTTAGTTTGGGTCAGGTTGCCATGACCTCAAATTTCATCTAAATAAGCCTTCAGTGAGAAGACTTTTCCTTAAATATATATGACTAAGTTTACCAAAttgtttcttttctctttgtTAAAACACAGAGGGGCTTGTGAGGTTCAGGCTCAGTAGCAGACAGCATGCAAACAACAGATAGGACAGAATTCAATAATACAAAGCTATTTAAACTTGGTGCATTCCAGAACATGTCATATATTTttcgaccaccccagcctgcttGAGAATGAGAAAGGAAGATGCTACATTCAGGGTCtgccacttcctgcttctccatacgcctcccgatttgtcagtctgtcggcaagggaccaattgcgagccgcgcttcatgcctgccgattgggccctccgattgtcagtccgggggaaggggcctatcagcagccttcctcatcccagacagggcccgcccttggggcccttactgctttatttaatccgctccgctaggagtggttaaagattaggggattggtatctgataataaaaataccattttgtctaaatttgtagggaagttctggccattgaaaaatctctcaatatatttggttctcagCTCCAGgtatagtggacaatccaaaacataaggATAttggtcttcaacagcaggttctccacaaatacataggcgaaggaCAAAAGGTGCACCAGGAAAacagcctgagagtagggctgaagGCATAGCGTAAATGGGCAAAAGCCATTCAAAGTTTTcgtacagaaatggttactaaatagtcaCATCTGAGATCGActtttttgaatagtttaaacaaagggggaaaattagatattattattgtttgtctatccaatATGGCATCActattaaagatccagtctctcagattagacccatcaacttgtgcttttaataaatcatctgggatggaataccgtgatCATAtttaggtagttgtgagttcctgcgttgtgcaggggattggactagatgaccctggagatcccttccaactctatgattcccaaAGATCTGTTGCTACAAAGAGTGCCAACTGATCAGTGCCAGAGGAATGGTTAGATACCAGGgtgaagagaagatctatggACCTCCCCAAAGGTGGAATATCCTACTATATGCATTGGTGGGGGTCATCCTCTTCCTGAttccccagcaaggtgggtagaTTGGTTGCCGCCGgttgttggttttaagggaaataggggttttaggggagtatattttattctgtaacctgccatgagccagcttgccaagagtggtggaaaataaaataataataataataataattgttatacTTAACTCTTGATGTGGTGCTCCTGTCTTTGTCAACAAGGTCAGTACAAAGAACATAAAAATGACAAAGACAGCAAGACCAACCCAAAACCCAATCACAATGGAATctgcaaaggaagaagaagagacggAGGTTAAATAAtggatgaagggagggaggaatctcTTATTCTACAGATCAGGGGCCATTATTACAGAACTAATAATATTATCAAAATATTAATGCTGTGCAAGATGGCCTACATGCCATCTTGCACAGCATTAATATTTTGATGACATTCATTGCTGTAGACAAGTATTAGCCAATCCCTGCCAGATTATGGTGATAAGGGCTGGGGGAAGGATGCACAGTCATTGAGTTACAGTCCAGCAAGGAATTTCCAGTCAGAGAAATACATTTTTACCTACAGGTACTTGTCTGGATCCAAGTCCAGAGGATGCTGAAGAGGGAAGTCAGCATACATTTATCCCCCAGATGTGCATATCCAGTGTTTAAACTGGCAATGTCCAGTGGCAGCACTGGCCACTTGCTTGTGGACTGCTGATCAGGGGAAGTCCCCttacccaggaatttcccaacctggaactgacaACCCTGGGAGTAACTGATCTCTAGTGGGGAGATCTGTTGTGTTTCCAGGGGATCtctaggccccagctggaggttagcaaacatagagggaaagagggaagcaGTACAAGGAGAAACTTCAATTTTCCTCTGTGTGAGTGCGCATAGAAGTGGGGAGACAAGACTAGCTCCCCAAATTCATTTCCCTGAAAATGtagcaggaaaagaaaatgaaaaaaacattcacattttaaaatcaatgACAATACTTACACTTATGAGCCGTGAGTCCTTCAAATGAAACAGGCCCATATTCATAATATTCATACTCCCAAGTGTAATCAGGATTAGACAAAGCATGCTGTGATGTTCTGTTAGCAACAAATCGACGTCCAGCCATCTCCAACCTGTTACACATTTAGAAATGTGAAAACAGATGTTAGCAACAAAAGCAATCCAACCCAGATTTCCTTTCCATTTCTCTGTTTACTGTACAGTAGTCTTCTGCTCAGGGATCTCATCTTTCCAGCGGAGGTCCTCCTTTCACCTACCCTTCCTACTGCCACATGGCTGAATCAGCCATTTGCTAGTTGAACGTAAGACCACTCAAGAGTTGCTAGAAATCAGATTAGACAAATGGCAAATATGGACCAGTTGTGGACACATGACAGTAAGGAAGTGGTTCTCTAATTTTTTGAAGTATGGCCCACTTGTCAACTTACTATACAGTTTGAGACCTAGCTAAACTTATTGTACTTTTCACCTGCAAAATAATTCCACAGTACTTTTCCTGTTCCGTGATATGCAGGAACCTCACATCAGTTAATACTGAACATGTTTATATTCTTATTTCTAAAAATACAAGGGACCCACAAGGGCTTTCAGGAGACCTCATTTCCTCCTTCTCCACTAGTTCTTCTTTCCTGTTACTAAAAGCCCCAACagcctctcctcttttcctgatTCTGTCTGACCAACCCCGACCACCCAAGAAAAACACCTGtccattccccattcctctattGCCTGGTGCCTTCCCTGTGGATGGCAGTGGAGGGATCAGCCACTTTTGGGCTAAGTCCCCATGTGAATTtgaagggaaggctgtgggggttTGTGCTAGCCTGGGTGACCGCTGGGCAGCATGTCACCCTGCTTCAGGCCTGCAGCATCCACCTATGCCCTAAGCCCACCCCATTGCCTTCCccatgagcagcagcagaagggccaGCCAACTCAGGCCCCAAGTCTCCCCCATCAATTTGGATGGCAAGCTATGGGAGGTTCATGTTGGCCCAGGAGGCCATCGGGTGGTGAACTGTCATGGGGGAGTGCCACACCTCATCTCCAGTCCAAGGCACCCAAACAGGTCACCACGTTCCACCATTATCCACCTGCAGGGGCAGGCATCAGGGACATGGGACACCCAGGACCACTGCCAGATT
It contains:
- the MRAP2 gene encoding melanocortin-2 receptor accessory protein 2 isoform X1 gives rise to the protein MKGAGRRPGAQKAAGGRKRQGRACRRTGDRLEMAGRRFVANRTSQHALSNPDYTWEYEYYEYGPVSFEGLTAHKYSIVIGFWVGLAVFVIFMFFVLTLLTKTGAPHQENADPTEKRLCMNSFVADFGRPLDADRIFSPQAAEESRLLFHCYINEVENLDTTKQCCRAPVLDNNIHFQEVIRSTGRMEEELSCHTKFNIPNFVNTEQNSSLGEDDLLISEPPIVLESKPVNQDLHQIFN
- the MRAP2 gene encoding melanocortin-2 receptor accessory protein 2 isoform X2, which gives rise to MAGRRFVANRTSQHALSNPDYTWEYEYYEYGPVSFEGLTAHKYSIVIGFWVGLAVFVIFMFFVLTLLTKTGAPHQENADPTEKRLCMNSFVADFGRPLDADRIFSPQAAEESRLLFHCYINEVENLDTTKQCCRAPVLDNNIHFQEVIRSTGRMEEELSCHTKFNIPNFVNTEQNSSLGEDDLLISEPPIVLESKPVNQDLHQIFN